From a region of the Coprococcus comes ATCC 27758 genome:
- a CDS encoding DNA-directed RNA polymerase subunit alpha, with translation MFDFNKPNIEIAEISDDKKYGRFVVEPLERGYGTTLGNSLRRIMLSSLPGAAISQIKIDGVLHEFSSIPGVKEDVTEIIMNLKTLAIKNSSETDEPKTAYIEFEGEGVVTAADIQADSDIEIMNPETVIATLNGGADSKLYMELTITKGRGYVGSDKNKTEDMPIGVIPIDSIYTPVERVNLTVQNTRVGQITDYDKLTLDVYTNGTLAPDEAVSLAAKVLNEHLKLFIDLSEVAQSAEVMIEKEDDEKEKVLEMSIDELELSVRSYNCLKRAGINTVEELTNRTSEDMMKVRNLGRKSLEEVLAKLKELGLELSQGDE, from the coding sequence GTGTTTGATTTTAATAAACCTAATATTGAAATTGCAGAAATTTCAGATGATAAGAAGTATGGCAGATTTGTTGTAGAACCACTTGAAAGAGGATATGGTACAACACTTGGAAACTCTCTGAGAAGGATTATGCTTTCTTCTCTGCCGGGAGCTGCAATCAGCCAGATTAAAATCGACGGAGTATTGCATGAGTTCAGTTCTATTCCGGGCGTAAAGGAAGACGTAACTGAAATTATCATGAACTTAAAAACACTCGCAATTAAGAATTCTTCCGAGACAGATGAGCCGAAAACAGCTTACATCGAATTTGAGGGAGAGGGCGTAGTTACAGCTGCTGATATTCAGGCAGATTCTGATATTGAAATCATGAATCCGGAAACTGTAATCGCTACACTTAACGGCGGTGCAGACAGCAAGCTTTATATGGAACTGACTATCACAAAGGGAAGAGGATATGTAGGTTCTGATAAGAATAAGACAGAAGATATGCCGATTGGTGTGATTCCGATCGACTCTATCTATACACCGGTTGAGCGTGTAAATCTTACAGTTCAGAATACTCGTGTCGGACAGATTACCGATTATGATAAACTCACACTTGATGTTTATACAAATGGTACTCTTGCACCGGATGAAGCAGTCAGCCTTGCTGCAAAAGTATTAAATGAACATCTCAAGCTCTTTATTGATCTTTCTGAAGTTGCTCAGTCAGCGGAAGTTATGATTGAAAAGGAAGACGATGAAAAAGAAAAAGTTCTTGAAATGAGTATTGATGAACTTGAACTTTCTGTTCGTTCATATAACTGTCTGAAGAGAGCAGGAATCAATACTGTAGAAGAACTTACAAACAGAACATCAGAAGATATGATGAAAGTTCGTAACCTTGGACGTAAATCTCTTGAAGAAGTTCTTGCTAAATTAAAAGAACTTGGTCTTGAACTCAGCCAGGGAGACGAATAA
- the rpmJ gene encoding 50S ribosomal protein L36, with protein MKVRSSVKPICEKCKVIKRKGSVRIICENPKHKQRQG; from the coding sequence GTGAAGGTTAGATCATCAGTAAAACCGATTTGCGAAAAATGCAAAGTTATCAAGAGAAAAGGAAGCGTCAGAATTATCTGCGAGAATCCGAAACATAAACAGCGTCAGGGATAG
- a CDS encoding sensor histidine kinase, whose protein sequence is MKVKYKNWSINKKLLSISLSAFLPMVILAAYLIASLNNAASAYSEITKSIAYANRYVKDFKSRLDYSVYLAVVSNKQLKEVGDGVTTVNGVVTVNPYDYITEMEEACDKMTQNATVPLTQSQAGRIKNSLSSLRFCVQDLDKQIKERTSYDERMEYFNSNVKDLTTLVQTGIQDYVYLETSNFVTVQTELNRNNRNSTILAVGVAIVAMSISLLLSGRAARSVTRPIRDLCDLTEKVAGGDFSVKTQVEAGDEIAVLTRSFNDMTEEIGILVDDIRKKQENLRIIENRLLQEQINPHFLYNTLDAIVWLAEENKSAEVVKMVTSLSDFFRTTLSKGHDYITVKEERTHIESYLEIQQFRYQDILDYEIQMDEEIYGYIIPKLTLQPLVENALYHGIKNKRGKGKILITGKKQGDKIIFQVIDNGKGMTEEELNSLRKKMAGTDTGDEAKGFGVSNVNQRIKYYYGEEYGVFFESKENEGTNATIIIAAKNIQLLS, encoded by the coding sequence ATGAAGGTGAAATATAAGAACTGGTCGATCAATAAGAAACTGCTTTCCATTTCGCTGTCAGCATTTCTGCCAATGGTAATTCTGGCCGCCTATTTGATCGCGTCTTTAAATAATGCGGCATCAGCTTATTCTGAGATTACAAAAAGTATTGCCTATGCCAACCGTTATGTGAAAGACTTTAAAAGTCGGCTGGACTATAGTGTGTATCTTGCTGTGGTAAGTAATAAGCAGCTTAAGGAGGTCGGAGATGGAGTTACAACGGTAAATGGAGTAGTGACGGTGAATCCATACGACTATATTACGGAGATGGAAGAGGCGTGTGATAAGATGACGCAAAATGCGACGGTTCCGCTCACCCAGTCACAGGCGGGACGTATTAAAAATTCACTGTCTTCACTCCGTTTTTGTGTACAGGATCTGGATAAACAGATTAAAGAACGGACTTCTTATGATGAGAGAATGGAATATTTTAACAGTAATGTCAAAGATCTGACGACACTGGTACAGACCGGAATCCAGGACTATGTCTATCTGGAAACTTCCAATTTTGTGACTGTACAGACGGAACTGAACCGGAATAACCGTAATTCGACCATTTTGGCGGTCGGAGTAGCAATTGTTGCGATGAGTATTTCCCTGCTGCTCAGTGGACGAGCAGCACGAAGTGTGACAAGACCGATCCGCGATCTGTGTGATCTGACAGAGAAGGTTGCCGGCGGTGATTTCTCTGTAAAAACACAGGTCGAAGCAGGGGACGAGATTGCGGTGCTCACGCGGAGCTTTAACGATATGACAGAGGAAATCGGGATTCTGGTAGATGATATCCGGAAAAAACAGGAAAATCTCAGAATTATTGAGAACCGACTTCTGCAGGAACAGATCAATCCACATTTCCTTTACAATACTCTTGATGCCATTGTCTGGCTTGCTGAGGAAAATAAAAGTGCAGAGGTTGTGAAAATGGTAACCTCGCTCTCTGATTTTTTCCGCACAACCTTAAGCAAAGGACATGATTATATTACAGTGAAAGAAGAGCGGACGCATATTGAGAGCTATCTGGAGATCCAGCAGTTCCGCTATCAGGATATCCTGGACTATGAGATCCAGATGGATGAGGAGATCTATGGCTACATTATACCGAAGCTTACACTGCAGCCTCTTGTCGAAAATGCGCTTTATCATGGAATTAAGAATAAGCGGGGGAAAGGTAAAATCCTGATTACCGGTAAAAAGCAGGGAGATAAAATCATTTTCCAGGTCATTGACAATGGAAAAGGTATGACAGAGGAAGAACTGAACAGTCTCCGGAAAAAGATGGCAGGGACGGATACAGGAGATGAAGCGAAGGGCTTTGGTGTATCGAATGTGAACCAGAGAATCAAGTATTATTACGGGGAGGAATACGGAGTGTTCTTTGAAAGCAAGGAAAATGAAGGCACAAATGCGACGATCATCATAGCAGCTAAAAATATTCAACTTCTATCATAA
- a CDS encoding substrate-binding domain-containing protein, producing the protein MGRVGRFILKVAAVLILTVSAGTFALSLFTGETRNGDNLQSEFDYLITVGISQSGEESSWKDANTASFMDTFVKSNGYEAVYADAGSDQEKQIEDVEGFIKQGVDYIILNPISEIGWDDVLEDAKKAHIPIILVNNGVDTDDSSLYSCMLGSDYGKQMKKAGKWLDEYLKEEDEKKAEKEKAASEAPTQEESEQTDSEDTEVNTDSSKATDSSASIFDKIMKSSSTAKDETDSTEEEQTEEDFTIKIAAIQESIGSEEQLMRAQGYQTMLERYSDWEMVAQQTGDNSREEAEKVMKLFLEQEPDLRVVFAESDEMALGAIDAIEKSGKTCGEDGDIIVISFGGSKAGIEAVKEGKLNVTFECNPGQGPKAAELIQRLESDISIDKEQYVEETYFDGTMDLDEIIENRTY; encoded by the coding sequence ATGGGACGTGTAGGACGATTTATTTTAAAGGTTGCGGCAGTATTGATATTGACTGTATCGGCGGGTACATTTGCACTTTCTTTATTTACAGGAGAGACAAGAAATGGGGATAATCTGCAAAGCGAGTTCGATTATCTGATCACAGTGGGAATTTCACAGAGTGGAGAAGAAAGCTCATGGAAGGATGCAAATACAGCGTCTTTTATGGATACATTTGTCAAATCAAACGGTTATGAAGCGGTGTATGCAGATGCAGGTAGCGATCAGGAAAAACAGATTGAAGATGTGGAAGGATTTATAAAACAGGGTGTGGACTATATCATTCTGAATCCGATTTCTGAAATTGGCTGGGATGATGTGCTGGAAGATGCAAAAAAGGCACATATTCCTATAATCCTTGTGAATAACGGTGTAGATACGGATGACAGCAGTCTGTATTCGTGCATGCTTGGAAGTGATTACGGAAAACAGATGAAAAAGGCAGGAAAATGGTTGGATGAATATCTGAAAGAAGAGGACGAGAAAAAGGCAGAGAAAGAAAAGGCGGCTTCTGAGGCACCGACTCAGGAAGAATCGGAACAGACGGACAGTGAAGATACGGAAGTAAATACAGACAGTTCAAAAGCGACAGATAGCAGTGCATCCATTTTTGATAAAATTATGAAAAGCAGTTCAACGGCGAAGGATGAGACGGATTCGACAGAGGAGGAGCAGACAGAAGAAGACTTTACCATCAAGATCGCCGCGATTCAGGAATCCATCGGCTCGGAGGAGCAGCTGATGAGAGCGCAGGGATATCAGACTATGCTGGAAAGGTATTCGGACTGGGAGATGGTGGCACAACAGACCGGTGACAATTCCAGAGAAGAGGCAGAGAAAGTCATGAAACTATTTCTTGAGCAGGAACCGGATTTACGGGTAGTGTTTGCTGAGAGTGACGAGATGGCACTGGGAGCCATCGATGCGATCGAGAAATCAGGAAAGACCTGTGGAGAGGACGGAGATATTATTGTGATTTCATTTGGTGGAAGCAAAGCGGGGATCGAAGCTGTAAAAGAAGGTAAATTGAATGTAACCTTTGAATGCAATCCTGGCCAGGGACCGAAAGCGGCAGAACTGATCCAGAGACTGGAATCGGATATTTCCATTGATAAGGAACAATACGTGGAAGAAACATATTTTGATGGAACTATGGATTTGGATGAAATTATAGAAAACAGAACATATTAA
- a CDS encoding adenylate kinase, whose protein sequence is MKIIMLGAPGAGKGTQAKKIAAKYGIPHISTGDIFRANIKNGTELGKKAKTYMDQGLLVPDELVVDLVVDRVSQDDCTKGYVLDGFPRTIPQAEALDKALEAKGQKMDYAIDVDVPDENIVKRMGGRRACVGCGATYHLVYAAPKKDGICDVCGGELILRDDDKPETVEKRLHVYHDQTQPLIDYYTKAGILKSVDGTVDMEDVFGAIVSILGE, encoded by the coding sequence ATGAAAATCATTATGTTAGGTGCTCCTGGTGCAGGAAAAGGTACACAGGCAAAAAAAATTGCCGCTAAGTACGGAATTCCTCATATTTCAACAGGAGATATTTTCCGCGCAAATATTAAGAACGGAACTGAACTTGGAAAGAAAGCGAAGACTTATATGGATCAGGGACTTCTTGTTCCGGATGAATTGGTCGTAGATCTTGTAGTAGATCGTGTGAGTCAGGATGACTGTACGAAGGGATATGTACTGGACGGTTTCCCACGTACAATTCCACAGGCTGAGGCGCTTGATAAGGCACTGGAAGCGAAGGGACAGAAGATGGACTATGCAATCGATGTAGATGTTCCGGACGAGAATATTGTAAAGCGTATGGGTGGAAGACGCGCATGCGTAGGATGTGGCGCAACTTACCATCTTGTATATGCTGCACCGAAGAAAGACGGAATCTGTGATGTCTGCGGAGGAGAACTGATCCTTCGTGATGATGACAAACCGGAGACAGTTGAAAAGAGGCTGCATGTATATCATGATCAGACACAGCCGCTGATCGATTATTATACAAAAGCGGGAATTCTGAAAAGCGTTGATGGAACAGTGGATATGGAAGATGTATTCGGAGCCATTGTTTCTATATTAGGAGAGTAA
- the map gene encoding type I methionyl aminopeptidase: MPITIKSEREIELMTEAGRILGIVHKELEKALKPGMSTLDIDALGEEVIRSYGCEPSFLNYNGYPASICVSVNDEIVHGIPSAKHLIKEGDIVSLDAGVIYKGYHSDAARTHAVGEVRPDLQKLIDVTRESFFEGIKFAKEGNHLYDISRAIGDYAESFGYGVVRELCGHGIGTSLHESPEIPNFQMRRRGPKLKAGMTLAIEPMVNLGTERIRWMSDNWTVVTADRKESAHYENTILITKDEPKILSIADGNI; this comes from the coding sequence ATGCCGATTACGATTAAATCAGAAAGAGAAATTGAACTGATGACAGAAGCCGGAAGGATTCTGGGGATCGTACATAAGGAACTGGAGAAGGCATTAAAACCAGGAATGAGTACACTGGATATCGATGCATTAGGTGAAGAAGTTATTCGCAGCTATGGCTGCGAACCTTCTTTTCTGAATTACAATGGATATCCGGCGTCTATCTGTGTTTCTGTAAATGATGAAATCGTTCATGGGATTCCGTCAGCAAAGCACCTCATAAAAGAAGGTGATATTGTGAGCCTGGACGCAGGAGTGATCTACAAAGGTTATCATTCTGATGCTGCAAGGACACATGCTGTCGGTGAGGTCAGACCGGATCTTCAGAAACTGATCGATGTAACGAGGGAAAGCTTCTTCGAAGGAATAAAGTTCGCAAAAGAAGGCAATCATCTATATGATATATCCCGAGCAATCGGTGATTATGCGGAAAGCTTTGGATACGGTGTTGTCAGGGAACTGTGCGGACATGGAATCGGGACCAGTCTTCATGAATCACCGGAGATTCCGAATTTCCAGATGCGAAGAAGAGGACCGAAGCTGAAAGCCGGAATGACACTGGCAATTGAGCCGATGGTCAATCTCGGAACAGAGAGGATTCGCTGGATGAGTGATAACTGGACGGTGGTGACGGCAGACAGAAAAGAATCAGCACATTATGAAAATACAATTCTGATCACAAAAGACGAACCGAAGATCCTGTCGATTGCAGATGGAAATATATAA
- the secY gene encoding preprotein translocase subunit SecY produces the protein MLQTFRKAFQIEDIRRKILYTLAMLFVVRLGSQLPTPGVDPTYIQNFFANQTGDSFNFFNAFTGGSFETMSIFALSITPYITSSIIIQLLTIAIPKLEEMQKEGEDGRKKLTALTRYVTVVLALIESTAMAVGFGRQGLLEKFNFVNATIVVLTLTAGSAFLMWIGERITEKGVGNGISIVLLINILSRIPSDMTSLYEKFISGKGLASGGLAAIIIIAIILVLVVFTVILQDAERRIPVQYSQKVQGRKSVGGQSTNIPLKVNTAGVIPVIFASSIMQFPVVIASFMGKGNGKGIGSEILRGLSSGNWCNPNKIYYSWGLIVYIVLTIFFAYFYTSITFNPLEIANNMKKSGGFIPGIRPGKPTVDYLNKILNYIIFIGACGLVIVQVIPFVFNGVFGANVSFGGTSLIIIIGVVLETLKQIESQMLVRNYTGFLNVKGKSMKNSFLGY, from the coding sequence ATGCTACAAACATTCCGTAAAGCATTTCAGATTGAAGACATACGGAGAAAAATATTGTATACCCTTGCAATGCTGTTTGTAGTAAGACTCGGATCTCAGCTTCCGACACCGGGAGTTGATCCGACCTATATTCAGAATTTCTTTGCGAACCAGACCGGTGATTCGTTTAACTTTTTTAACGCTTTCACCGGCGGTTCGTTTGAGACGATGTCCATCTTTGCATTGAGTATTACCCCGTATATCACATCTTCCATTATCATCCAGCTTCTTACAATTGCAATTCCAAAGCTTGAGGAAATGCAGAAAGAAGGGGAAGATGGAAGAAAGAAGCTTACCGCATTAACTCGTTATGTGACAGTTGTGCTTGCTCTGATTGAATCTACAGCTATGGCTGTTGGATTTGGACGTCAGGGACTTCTGGAAAAGTTCAATTTTGTAAATGCTACAATTGTAGTTCTTACATTAACTGCAGGATCTGCATTCCTTATGTGGATCGGGGAACGAATTACAGAAAAAGGAGTGGGAAATGGTATTTCTATTGTCCTGCTCATTAACATTTTATCACGCATTCCAAGTGATATGACCTCACTGTATGAGAAGTTCATCAGCGGCAAAGGTCTCGCCAGTGGAGGACTTGCAGCAATCATCATCATTGCAATCATTCTCGTACTTGTAGTATTTACGGTAATACTTCAGGATGCGGAGAGACGAATTCCGGTTCAGTATTCGCAGAAAGTACAGGGGAGAAAATCAGTAGGTGGACAGTCAACGAACATTCCGCTGAAGGTTAATACCGCCGGAGTAATTCCGGTTATTTTCGCTTCATCTATTATGCAGTTCCCGGTTGTAATTGCTTCATTTATGGGCAAGGGCAACGGAAAAGGCATCGGAAGTGAAATCCTCAGAGGCTTAAGTTCAGGAAACTGGTGTAATCCGAATAAGATTTACTATTCCTGGGGACTTATAGTATATATCGTACTTACGATTTTCTTTGCATATTTCTATACGAGCATTACTTTTAACCCGTTGGAAATTGCAAATAATATGAAAAAAAGCGGTGGATTTATCCCAGGTATCAGACCTGGAAAACCTACTGTGGACTACTTAAATAAGATATTAAATTATATTATCTTTATTGGTGCATGCGGACTTGTAATTGTACAGGTAATTCCGTTTGTGTTCAATGGTGTGTTTGGAGCGAATGTATCATTCGGTGGAACTTCTCTGATCATTATCATCGGTGTTGTTCTTGAGACACTCAAACAGATTGAGTCTCAGATGCTCGTTCGTAATTACACAGGATTTTTGAATGTCAAAGGAAAATCTATGAAAAATAGTTTTCTTGGATATTAA
- the infA gene encoding translation initiation factor IF-1: MSKADVIEIEGTVVEKLPNAMFQVELENGHQVLAHISGKLRMNFIKILPGDKVTLELSPYDLSKGRIIWRDK; encoded by the coding sequence ATGTCTAAAGCAGATGTAATTGAAATCGAAGGAACAGTAGTAGAAAAACTTCCGAATGCCATGTTTCAGGTAGAACTGGAAAATGGACATCAGGTACTTGCACATATCAGCGGAAAGCTGCGTATGAACTTTATCAAAATTTTACCGGGTGACAAGGTTACTCTGGAACTGTCACCATACGATTTATCTAAAGGAAGAATTATCTGGAGAGATAAATAA
- the rpsM gene encoding 30S ribosomal protein S13: MARIAGVDLPRDKRVEIGLTYIYGIGRTSATRILAEAGVNPDTRCRDLTDDEVKKISAVIDETQTVEGDLRREIALNIKRLQEIGCYRGIRHRKGLPVRGQKTKTNARTRKGPKRTVANKKK; encoded by the coding sequence ATGGCTCGTATTGCAGGTGTAGATTTACCAAGAGACAAACGTGTAGAAATCGGATTGACTTATATCTATGGAATTGGAAGAACAAGTGCAACCCGTATTCTCGCAGAAGCAGGAGTTAATCCTGATACTCGCTGCAGAGATCTTACAGATGACGAAGTTAAAAAGATCAGTGCAGTGATCGATGAAACTCAGACAGTTGAAGGTGATCTTAGAAGAGAGATCGCTCTTAACATCAAGAGACTTCAGGAAATCGGATGCTATAGAGGAATCCGTCACAGAAAAGGACTTCCGGTTCGTGGTCAGAAGACAAAGACCAATGCAAGAACAAGAAAAGGTCCTAAGAGAACAGTAGCAAACAAGAAGAAATAA
- a CDS encoding bL17 family ribosomal protein produces the protein MAKYRKLGRTASQRKALLRNQVTMLLQHGKIRTTEAKAKEIRKIAEGLIASAVKEKDNFEEVTIKAKVAKKDAEGKRVKEVVDGKKVTVYEEVEKTIKKDNPSRLHARRQMLKVLYPVTEVPTAAAGKKKNTKEVDLVDKLFTEIAPKYADRNGGYTRIIKIGQRKGDAAMEVILELV, from the coding sequence ATGGCAAAGTATAGAAAACTTGGAAGAACAGCAAGTCAGAGAAAAGCATTACTGAGAAATCAGGTAACAATGCTTCTTCAGCACGGAAAAATCAGAACAACAGAAGCTAAAGCTAAAGAAATCCGTAAGATCGCAGAAGGTCTTATCGCTTCAGCTGTAAAAGAAAAAGATAACTTCGAAGAAGTTACAATCAAAGCTAAAGTTGCTAAGAAAGATGCAGAAGGCAAGAGAGTTAAAGAAGTAGTAGATGGTAAGAAAGTTACTGTATACGAAGAAGTTGAAAAGACAATCAAAAAAGACAATCCGTCAAGACTTCATGCAAGACGTCAGATGCTGAAAGTACTTTACCCTGTAACAGAAGTTCCGACTGCTGCAGCTGGAAAGAAGAAAAATACAAAAGAAGTTGATCTGGTAGACAAACTGTTTACAGAGATCGCTCCGAAGTATGCAGACCGCAACGGCGGATATACAAGAATCATCAAAATTGGACAGCGTAAAGGTGACGCTGCAATGGAAGTTATTCTTGAGCTTGTATAA
- a CDS encoding ABC transporter substrate-binding protein: MKKRKVLAVLLCAAMTAALAVGCGGSKGSDSSDKSSDSSSSSDDVITVGFSQVGAESDWRTANSQSMKDTFSKENGYDLIFDDAQQKQENQITAIRNFIQQEVDYILLAPVTETGWDTVLQEAKDADIPVIIVDRMVDVSDDSLYTTWIGTDALCEGRKAAEWLNGFAEAKGIAASDIHIADIQGTIGSTAQIGRTKGLEEGVDKYGWDLVAQQTGEFTQAKGQEVMESMLKQYDNINVVYCENDNEAFGAIDAIEAAGKTVGSDIANGEIMVISFDTTHAGLQDVLDGKIECDVECNPLHGPRAEELIKKLEAGEDIDKLNYVDEEIFAHDDTVKSVKATNSLDEEKDFDVTPLTQDILDKRAY; encoded by the coding sequence ATGAAAAAAAGAAAAGTGTTAGCAGTATTGTTATGTGCAGCGATGACAGCAGCTTTAGCAGTTGGATGCGGTGGAAGCAAAGGATCTGACAGCAGCGACAAGAGCAGTGATTCATCAAGCTCATCCGATGATGTGATCACAGTAGGCTTCTCGCAGGTAGGTGCAGAATCTGACTGGCGTACAGCAAACTCTCAGTCAATGAAAGACACATTCAGCAAAGAAAACGGATATGACCTGATCTTTGATGATGCTCAGCAGAAACAGGAAAACCAGATCACAGCAATCCGTAACTTCATCCAGCAGGAGGTTGATTACATTCTTCTTGCACCTGTTACAGAGACAGGATGGGATACAGTTCTTCAGGAAGCAAAAGATGCAGACATCCCGGTAATCATCGTTGACCGTATGGTTGATGTATCTGATGACAGCCTTTACACAACATGGATCGGAACCGATGCTCTTTGTGAAGGTCGTAAAGCAGCTGAATGGCTGAACGGATTTGCAGAAGCAAAAGGAATCGCAGCATCTGATATCCATATCGCTGATATCCAGGGAACAATCGGATCTACAGCTCAGATCGGACGTACAAAAGGTCTTGAAGAAGGCGTTGATAAATACGGATGGGATCTTGTAGCTCAGCAGACAGGTGAATTTACACAGGCTAAAGGTCAGGAAGTTATGGAGTCTATGCTGAAACAGTATGACAACATCAACGTAGTATACTGCGAGAACGATAACGAAGCATTCGGAGCAATCGATGCAATCGAAGCAGCAGGTAAGACAGTTGGATCTGATATCGCTAACGGCGAAATCATGGTAATTTCTTTCGATACAACACATGCAGGACTTCAGGATGTTCTTGATGGAAAGATCGAATGCGATGTAGAGTGTAACCCACTTCACGGACCACGTGCTGAAGAACTTATCAAAAAACTTGAAGCTGGCGAAGACATTGATAAACTGAACTATGTAGATGAAGAAATCTTTGCTCATGATGACACAGTTAAATCTGTAAAAGCTACAAACAGTTTAGACGAAGAAAAAGATTTTGATGTAACACCACTTACACAGGATATTCTTGACAAACGTGCATACTAA
- a CDS encoding KOW domain-containing RNA-binding protein, whose amino-acid sequence MDRWETGMLAKSLVGHDKDKVYVIVGLDEQFTYLADGERKTLQSPKKKKKKHVQLIREQHEISEADDVKLKRILKEYKMSEKKEDK is encoded by the coding sequence ATGGATAGATGGGAAACAGGAATGCTTGCGAAATCTCTGGTCGGTCATGATAAAGATAAGGTATATGTGATCGTCGGACTGGATGAACAGTTTACATATCTTGCAGACGGGGAGAGGAAAACGCTTCAGAGTCCAAAGAAAAAGAAAAAGAAACATGTACAGCTCATTAGAGAACAGCATGAGATTTCCGAAGCGGATGATGTAAAGCTGAAACGGATATTAAAAGAATATAAGATGTCAGAAAAGAAGGAGGACAAATAA
- the rpsD gene encoding 30S ribosomal protein S4 translates to MAVNRVPVLKRCRSLGMDPVYLGIDKKSNRQLKRSNRKMSEYGLQLREKQKAKFIYGVLEKPFLNYFKKADQMSGMTGENLMVLLESRLDNVVFRLGFARTRREARQIVDHKQVLVNGKQVNIPSYLIKAGDVIEIKEGKKSSQRYKDIVEVTGGRLVPEWLESDIENLKGTVKELPTREAIDVPVDEMMIVELYSK, encoded by the coding sequence ATGGCAGTAAATAGAGTCCCGGTTCTTAAAAGATGCCGTTCCCTTGGAATGGATCCGGTATATCTTGGAATTGATAAAAAGTCTAACAGACAGTTAAAGAGATCCAATAGAAAAATGAGCGAGTATGGTCTTCAGTTGCGTGAAAAGCAGAAAGCTAAATTCATCTATGGTGTATTAGAAAAACCGTTCCTGAACTACTTCAAGAAAGCAGATCAGATGAGCGGAATGACAGGTGAAAACCTGATGGTTCTTCTTGAATCAAGACTGGATAACGTAGTATTCCGTCTTGGATTTGCAAGAACAAGACGTGAAGCAAGACAGATCGTTGATCACAAACAGGTTCTTGTTAACGGAAAACAGGTTAACATCCCTTCTTACCTCATTAAAGCAGGTGATGTGATCGAGATTAAAGAAGGTAAAAAATCTTCACAGAGATACAAAGATATCGTAGAAGTTACAGGTGGACGTCTTGTTCCAGAATGGCTTGAATCAGATATCGAAAACCTGAAAGGAACAGTTAAAGAACTTCCTACTCGTGAAGCAATCGATGTTCCAGTTGACGAAATGATGATCGTCGAGTTATATTCTAAATAG
- the rpsK gene encoding 30S ribosomal protein S11 produces the protein MAKKVTKKVTKKRVKKNVERGQAHIQSSFNNTIVTLTDAQGNALSWASAGGLGFRGSRKSTPYAAQMAAETAAKAALPHGLKSVDVFVKGPGSGREAAIRALQACGIDVTSIRDVTPVPHNGCRPPKRRRV, from the coding sequence ATGGCTAAGAAAGTTACAAAAAAAGTGACAAAAAAACGTGTCAAGAAAAACGTTGAACGCGGACAGGCACATATCCAGTCATCTTTCAATAATACAATCGTTACTTTGACAGATGCACAGGGAAATGCTTTATCATGGGCAAGTGCCGGTGGTCTTGGTTTTAGAGGTTCAAGAAAATCTACTCCATACGCAGCTCAGATGGCAGCTGAAACAGCAGCTAAAGCAGCTCTGCCGCATGGTCTTAAATCAGTAGACGTATTCGTAAAAGGACCAGGTTCAGGAAGAGAAGCAGCAATCCGTGCTCTTCAGGCATGCGGAATTGATGTAACAAGCATCAGAGACGTAACACCGGTACCACATAATGGATGCCGCCCGCCGAAGAGAAGAAGAGTCTAG